In one window of Duganella dendranthematis DNA:
- the mreD gene encoding rod shape-determining protein MreD, translating to MNRPHYILLPVSPIFIAFSLFCAFLLNLLPWGQFVGVPDFVALLLVFWGVHQPRKVGIGTAFFLGLMMDVHDSTLLGENALAYTLLSYFAIMLHRRVLWFPIWTQAIHVFPLLVMAQTVQLLVRFCVSGKTPGWFYFVESMIAVVLWPVVTWMLLAPQRRAVDRDHTRPI from the coding sequence ATGAATCGTCCGCACTACATCCTGCTGCCGGTCAGCCCGATATTTATCGCCTTCAGCCTGTTCTGCGCTTTCCTGCTGAATCTCCTGCCATGGGGCCAGTTCGTCGGCGTGCCGGACTTCGTCGCGCTGCTGCTGGTGTTCTGGGGCGTGCACCAGCCGCGCAAGGTCGGCATCGGCACCGCCTTCTTCCTCGGCCTGATGATGGACGTCCACGACTCCACCCTGCTGGGCGAGAACGCGCTGGCCTACACGCTGTTGTCCTACTTCGCCATCATGCTGCATCGCCGGGTGCTGTGGTTCCCGATCTGGACCCAGGCCATCCACGTCTTCCCGCTGCTGGTGATGGCGCAAACGGTGCAGCTGCTGGTGCGCTTCTGCGTGTCCGGCAAAACGCCGGGCTGGTTCTACTTCGTTGAAAGCATGATCGCCGTCGTCCTGTGGCCAGTGGTCACCTGGATGCTGCTGGCGCCGCAGCGCCGCGCGGTCGACCGCGATCACACGCGCCCCATCTGA